A stretch of the Glycine soja cultivar W05 chromosome 13, ASM419377v2, whole genome shotgun sequence genome encodes the following:
- the LOC114382653 gene encoding cytosolic endo-beta-N-acetylglucosaminidase 1-like, with the protein MLKLKNNKKHHVHRKSEVSVTKSWCAMIPWLLGAAYINRQFLINVRNILLFFLDAIQTPFLFLIFIMSNPKSESVVSEPSDSEPSIPISYPIKTLSELESRSYFESFHYPFNKASSSVNNSSSSLPNRRRLLVCHDMAGGYLDDKWVQGGTNPDAYAIWHWHLIDVFVYFSHSLVTLPPPSWTNTAHRHGVKVLGTFITEWDEGKAVCDTMLSTKETAHMYAERLAELAADLGFDGWLINMEVNLDPGQISNLKEFVAHLSLTMHSSVPGSLVIWYDSVTVDGKLNWQDQLNEHNKPFFDICDGIFVNYTWKEDYPRLSAAVASDRKFDVYMGIDIFGRNTYGGGQWNVNVALDVIKKNDVSAAIFAPGWVYETKQPPDFQTAQNSWWGLVEKSWGVLQKLPGVLPFYTNFDQGRGYHISVDGDNVSDATWCNISCQGFQPLLESVDPTNSIQVSVDLKEASYSGGGNITFKGSLEEQTYYESKIFQGEFLLNDLPIHFIYSVKSDGNSSLGLKLEYTSTSNKRASVLLTSRAVNRFSSKFSKIVMTREHKGLSSGWVINEGVVAMNGYTLTEIHAVCYGSNDNDETLASPSDYFALLGHITIKTSDYKSYFPVSSSWLVDGSCIKWTSDPLGSKTLDVKISWKLKNGQNFLFLKYNVYLVKLSKQDVGITLEDVKEYLGVAQVNCFYVSDLEVPSDTSSLKFIIQVCGVDGTIQELDESPYYQLEVEDP; encoded by the exons ATGCTTAAGCTTAAGAACAACAAGAAGCATCATGTTCATAGAAAAAGTGAAGTTAGCGTAACAAAGAGTTGGTGTGCAATGATTCCTTGGCTTTTGGGAGCAGCCTATATAAATCGCCAATTCTTAATAAACGTTCGAAACATCCTACTTTTCTTTCTTGACGCAATTCAGACACCGTTCCTATTCTTGATCTTCATCATGTCCAATCCCAAATCCGAGTCAGTAGTGTCTGAACCCTCTGATTCGGAACCTTCAATACCCATTTCGTATCCAATAAAAACTCTTTCGGAGTTGGAGTCTCGCTCGTATTTTGAGTCCTTTCACTACCCTTTCAACAAAGCTTCTTCTTCGGTGaacaattcttcttcttccttgccCAACAGGCGCAGATTGCTCGTGTGTCATGACATGGCTGGGGGCTACTTGGATGACAAGTGGGTCCAAGGTGGCACCAACCCCGATGCTTATGCCATCTGGCATTGGCATTTGATCGATGTATTTGTTTACTTTTCGCACTCCCTCGTTACTCTTCCTCCTCCTTCCTGGACTAACACTGCTCATCGCCATGGTGTCAAG GTGTTGGGGACTTTCATCACCGAATGGGATGAGGGAAAGGCTGTCTGTGATACAATGCTTTCGACAAAGGAAACTGCACATATGTATGCAGAACGTCTGGCAGAGCTTGCTGCTGATTTAGGCTTTGATGGGTGGCTA ATAAATATGGAAGTAAATTTGGATCCGGGTCAAATTTCTAATTTGAAAGAGTTTGTAGCCCATTTATCATTAACAATGCATTCTTCTGTGCCAGGATCATTAGTGATATG GTATGACAGTGTTACAGTTGATGGTAAATTGAATTGGCAAGATCAACTAAATGAACACAATAAGCCATTCTTTGATATATGTGATGGAATATTTGTGAACTATACATGGAAG GAAGACTATCCAAGGCTCTCTGCTGCTGTTGCCAGTGATCGAAAGTTTGATGTGTACATGGGAATTGATATATTTGGAAGGAACACATATGGTGGTGGACAGTGGAAT GTAAATGTTGCTCTTgatgtaataaaaaagaatgatgTCTCTGCTGCAATATTTGCTCCTGGCTGGGTCTATGAGACAAAGCAACCACCAGATTTTCAGACTGCTCAGAATAG TTGGTGGGGTCTTGTGGAAAAGTCATGGGGAGTACTACAAAAACTACCTGGAGTACTACCATTCTACACTAATTTTGATCAG gGACGTGGTTATCATATTTCAGTTGATGGTGATAATGTATCAGATGCTACATGGTGCAACATTTCTTGCCAAGGCTTTCAG CCACTCCTTGAGTCTGTTGATCCGACAAACTCTATTCAAGTTTCTGTAGA CTTGAAGGAAGCATCATACAGTGGAGGGGGAAACATTACATTCAAAGGATCCCTTGAAGAGCAAACTTACTATGAGAGCAAAATCTTTCAAGGAGAGTTTCTTCTGAACGATTTGCCTATCCACTTTATTTATTCT GTGAAATCTGATGGTAATTCTTCATTGGGACTTAAGCTTGAGTACACTTCCACCAGCAACAAAAGAGCATCTGTACTTCTCACATCCCGGGCTGTGAATcgtttctcaagcaaattcagCAAAATAGTTATGACACGTGAACATAAGGGATTATCCTCTGGATGGGTTATAAATGAAGGTGTGGTTGCAATGAATGGATACACTTTAACAGAAATCCATGCAGTGTGCTATGGATCAAATGACAATGATGAAACTTTGGCTTCCCCATCAGATTATTTTGCACTTCTTGGTCATATTACAATCAAGACTTCTGACTATAAGTCATATTTTCCTGTGTCTTCTTCCTGGCTAGTTGATGGAAGCTGCATAAAATGGACATCAGATCCTCTGGGTTCAAAGACCCTTGATGTTAAAATTTCTTGGAAACTAAAAAATGGACAGAATTTTCTATTTCTAAAGTACAACGTATACTTGGTGAAATTATCAAAACAAGATGTAGGTATAACATTAGAGGATGTGAAGGAGTACCTTGGAGTAGCACAAGTAAACTGTTTTTATGTTTCTGACCTTGAAGTTCCTTCTGACACTTCTAGTctcaaatttataatacaagtcTGTGGGGTAGATGGGACAATTCAAGAATTGGATGAGTCTCCATATTATCAATTGGAGGTTGAAGATCCCTAA